A segment of the Sulfurirhabdus autotrophica genome:
GCCCGCATCAATCGGTCATGAATCTCCAGCCTGATCACCATATCCTGGTGACTAGGGCGACTGACAAAAGCTTCAAGGTTATGAATATGGCGCTGCCACAAAGTTACATCCCTAGCCTGCTTTGTCTCCAGGCGCTCCAGATACCAATCCGAGGCCAGCAGTGCTTCACGAGTAAACATGGCGCGAATGGCTGGATCATGCACGTCTTTCCCCTCGTAACTGCCGTTTGCCATGATGTGCAGCAGCGCTTTGATAGGCGGGCAGGCATCTTCTATGCTGCCATCTTCCAGATAAGATGCGCCCACTTTTTGCTGCGCTTCTACAATATTTTCCACTCCATCTACAAAAACAGCCAAATCCTGTGTTTCCGGGCGGAGAATGCTTTCACCGAATACCGACATAGGCGCATCAAAAATCTTGCCTAAATATCCATGTACAAAACGTTCTGTGATGCGATAACCCAGACGACTTGCTTGAACTGATCGCCCCTCATACTGGATATCTGCCACTTTTTCCATATAGCCGTTTTCAATCAGAAAGTGAGGATCGCGATCCTGAGCAGATAGGCGCGACCATATTTCAGGTACCAGTAAACTGACATCATGATCCACACGGAATTTAGATCCAATATAGCCTGCCGCTGTGGAAAAACCCGAATAACCCGTAAGAATAAATGAAACCAGCGCGTTATTCAGATCGACAGTCGGCCGGAGTGCATTAAATGGTCCTTTCGTTAGCGCGCCTTCACTCCCTGCGCCTGTGGTGGAGGGCGATTTCCCGGTCAAACTGCAAATAAAATCCATGAACAGTTCGGGCAACTCCTGATAATGAATCGGGTTGTACACGGCTAATGGACGAATACCAGGTTCAGCCGGGTTATTACGTCGGCCGACCAGTACTGCGTTAACAGGTTCAATAACAGCAACTTCCAAAGGTAGTCGCCGACTCAGTCGCGCCCCCACTTCTGCCACATAGCGGCGAACCGGATGCGATAAATCAGGACGCAATTGGAGATAACGTGGGTTTTTGCTTGGCTTTCCATCCACTATCCTCGGATGAGCTGATGACACCACATATTCGTCTGACTCTGAAGCTTCACGCAAGATTGTTCGCATAGGTTCTGTATATTGGCCAAAACCCACAACATCTTCCATTATTTCGGACAGAGCTTCGCCCTTCAGCGGCTCAAAGTTGGCAATAAAGTTATCACGCTGAGCTATATCCAGTTCAGTCTGGCGATCTAATCCGCGGTGCACTGCTTCGTCAGGCCGCTGGAACAAACGGTACTCGCAATTACTGACCAATTTAACACTGGCATCCGCACTTTTTGGGGATACATTCGAAAGCACTTCAGCAGGTACGACAACCGATGCGGTAATGTCGTCTTCTTTCTGCACTTTTTCTGCCGCAATAAAATCCTGACGCATTTTGAAAACTCGCCATGCGCCATTTTCCTCAAAGCCCATCCGTAAATAAGAGCCCACCAACTTACGTTCACCCAGTTTGAGTTCATGACCAGGCTGGCCATTTACAAAATCAACAGACAAGCGTTGACGCCAGCTATCACCCCAGTCCGGGCTGTACATGCGCTTGATAATAAAAACCAGCGCCAGAATGCGATCTGGCACACTTTCCAGCCAGTTGTTAAAAGCGTCTGTATAGGAGGGGGAAGGGGTGAGTACTTTAATAACAGAACCCAAACTCCGTTCCGAACTCAGTAATTTACGGCTCGCATCCCTGTCTTCACGTTCAAAACCTGGTTTAAAGCGGTCACCATAGTGACGTTGAAAAATCGCTTCCACCTGATCCAGATCTTTATCCAGATCCGCGACAAACAGCGGTCCATATATAACCGCATCATTGAGTGATTTGGAAATCTCTGATTTACCACCTCCGGAAACAGTGCAAGGCTTATGACAAAACACGCCTTCTGCATCCGTACCCACCAGACGCCAGGATGGTGCCCCCGGATGTTTCTGCATTTCTATTTTGTAGCCATTTGGCTGCATGTAAATTTTGCCGGGACGCAGTTTTATTGTTTGCTTAACGCCTGATTTCATCCACGAAATCGTTTGTCCGGCGAGATCCATGCGCAAATCCTGAGGCACATAAATCACATCCGGAAACTGTTTGTCTACCCCATAGCCCTCGGGCTGCAATGTCATCAACTCGCCATACTGCGCTACCATATCGTCAAAGTCATAGCCAGGTGCACGGGTGTGACTATCCACCCCGAATTCCTCACCATGATTTCGCCGAGGGAAGGCCAAAGCGCCTCCCGCGTGTTCTTCTTCAGCCAGGCCAAATAAATTTGTGGCATAACTGATCTGTGTTTTGACTTCTTTTTTGCAATAGCCGTAATAATTATCTGCCAGCAGGGTCACAATCACGCCTCGCTCATCTCTGGCTGTGATCTTGAACGCAGCGCCATCGTTATAACGTTCACTTTCGTCTTTCCAGCACATGCCATCTACCTGTTGGCGTGGCGTTGCTTTATCCCATGCTGGCAAGCCCAGTTCTTTCTTGGTAAATCTCGTCAGATGGGGGGCCAGAATCACACACCCGCTGTGACCTGACCAATGGTCTGCATCCAGCCCGGCATCATTGGAGGAAAGATAAGGATTACCCCCGTTTCCGAAAATGCTTTCTACAAAATCCAGATTGCTTACCAGGCTGCCTGGCGCAAAAAACCGAATTTCCATATTTTTTTCTGATTCACTGCCTGGAATTTCCGGACAAATCACCGGACGCAGCAAGAGTGACACAAACATACTCGCTTCATGGGGTTGCCCGGATGTAAACGGCAATTTCATATAACTCGGTGGTGGTGTTAAGGCCTTCCGCAATAAATTCGCAAACGTTAGCTTAGGAACGGCCTTCTTGTCGCCGGGGATAGGTAACCCGCCTTCCGCAACATGGAAAGAACCCTTGGTAGTGCGACGGTCGCTTGCTGGATTATGCAACACCCCATTTCGAATACGGTAGCTACTGACATACTCACTGCTGAACACATCTTTATCAATGGGTAGTGAAAGCTCTCTGGATACGCCGTGTCGATCGAGAATCAAAGTATCTTCAGGCAACCGGGGGATATCTCCACCTGCAACATCAGAGAGATAGCTATTCAGAAAATCCTGAATACGCTGATCCGGCGGACACAGATAGCCGCTCAACAAACGGGATTTTTCGCGATAACTTCTTAACAGATCTTGTGCAACGGCCATGAAATCGCCATCACTTCCCTGCAAGCAGGCGGGCTGGCCAGAGGATTCAAGTTTCAGATTAATGTAGAGCTGCAGGCGTTCGCGCGTTTCTTGTACATCTTCCGGGCTTCCATTGAGCCCAAGAAATTGATTCAAATCCTTCATAACTTTCTCTACCCCAAACTTAATCCTTGAAACCGATTTTACGGTTAATCCCGCATCCCGGGAAAAAGGTTATTCTAACCCGAAAAAACCACAATCATGGGTTTGAACGGAATTTATAAATAGCACCCGCCCTAAGCACCCTGCTTAAGTCGTTCAACCTCCTGAAACAACTCAGCAACCAGCACTTCCAATCGGTCCAGTCTCTCTCGATCAGATCCAGAAAATGCTTCCTCCTGGCGATTGGTGAAATCAACAACTTCTTGTACAACTTCCCCGCTAAAAAGATGTGCATAGCGCGATTCCCGTTTTCCTGGTTCACGGGGTAACTTAACCACAAACGGCCCGTCATTGCGTTCCGTTAAATGGTTCAGGGTGTTTTCAACTTCCTGCATATCATTAAACTGACACAAACGATTAGTGTGGGTGCGCAATTCTCCAGGTGTTTGAGGACCAC
Coding sequences within it:
- a CDS encoding YceH family protein yields the protein MNIELTLYETRIIGALIEKEITTPEQYPLSLNALTNACNQKSSRDPVLELDEATVLQTVDELVKKHMVNAQTGFGSRVAKFQHRFCNTEFGTLKFTPQELGIICVLLLRGPQTPGELRTHTNRLCQFNDMQEVENTLNHLTERNDGPFVVKLPREPGKRESRYAHLFSGEVVQEVVDFTNRQEEAFSGSDRERLDRLEVLVAELFQEVERLKQGA